In Astatotilapia calliptera chromosome 23, fAstCal1.2, whole genome shotgun sequence, a genomic segment contains:
- the rpgrb gene encoding retinitis pigmentosa GTPase regulator b isoform X3, whose amino-acid sequence MAGEAEDDIPESGAVFTFGKSKFADNIPSKFWLKNDIPLRIACGDEHTALITENGKLFLFGSNNWGQLGLGSKVTVNKPTCVKALKSEKVQLVACGRNHTLICTAQGKVYASGGNSEGQLGLGDCDERTSFKRLDFFDSQGPIKMLAAGSNTSAALTASGKLFMWGDNTEGQIGLGKESQVSSPQEVSVGRPISWVSCGYYHSALVTVDGALYTFGERDSGKLGLGTHQLPGHRVPQLVKSIKEPVTQVACGGGHTVALAEGSVYTFGLGQFGQLGHGTFIFESRVPRLVEHFKKGRACQVACGENHTAVITEDGLLYTFGDGRHGKLGLGEENFTNQFKPTLCLRFLKYNVQGAMCGGCHMVVLARPRARGTGEVTLEDDDVTENFLEKPYVELLGNTVDSSTLQRSLSARVRRRERERSPDQFGTMFRTLPAMTPGNLLPPLTASSQTIPPRLAPPEVIHGKVLNGTYQHRNEESTHQELAGGETDSVVESLTDTDSVRGLGETRDFLNMTHVMKIDPSDKTLTLSPVQKRKGKNGKAIKEQSQRKQRKLSKQSSFSSTSLSCKSEAASPLRALPTELLRSRSTRTQGPQRHQRHQKSNQNKVNLILAVEELQERPSKNKPTSIRDINKAASKEQQMQVHSKSQVIGVHRKLAADSKQSPETMKKSLDFNSKSAKVEKVKSKPVRVKSKPTGISSPGKLSHTDSASFHLSDTLDEESIVGSQQVSEVKKIPKSKEKKTDLSKKNKNEKNMKEAQIKKGSEVQEKSTDLSLLVGAASLAAGAALIQAGRRLSSTSLSENSCAVLKEGVTKSLSEESESYAANFSHRSAVSINIIPAPESPEMRTISDQSEQQMDSAAIKEEEEDNDEEGEEEEGQTDAKVSEEEEDVSHIIKKVAENTEDEKESDTLHSGEKSDSDVDEEEDESNVVVEDEEEEEEKSGVTESESKTETEEKDRNGGDVEEEESEEEESEEGSSHEAESKRGDTESDLEEGDEEEEGSLESEGEEDEVESESVRSSEREESEEERETEEGEDEKEEEEKSSAEEVEESSEEENSEIEEEEEAEEQSEEKEEETEDEEEEEEKEEDEQSEEKEEETEDEEEAEEKEEEESEEKEEETEDEEEEEEGEEEEESEEKEAEAEDEEDQSEEEEDEEEKEDEEEEEEKVVKKKRSAEVKRQSAKSATRSKLRLGVKGQAAGLDKRVC is encoded by the exons ATGGCAGGCGAAGCTGAAGATGACATTCCGG AATCGGGGGCAGTTTTCACTTTTGGAAAGAGCAAGTTCGCTGACAACATTCCAAGTAAATTTTGGCTTAAAAATGACATCCCACTCAGAATAGCGTGCGGCGATGAGCACACCGCCTTAATAACAG AAAATGGGAAGCTCTTCCTGTTTGGTAGCAACAACTGGGGCCAGCTCGGCCTTGGCTCCAAAGTGACTGTCAACAAACCCACCTGTGTCAAAG CCCTGAAGTCTGAGAAAGTTCAACTGGTGGCTTGCGGGAGAAACCACACGCTTATCTGCACAG CCCAAGGGAAGGTGTATGCCTCAGGTGGGAACAGCGAGGGTCAGCTGGGGCTTGGAGACTGTGATGAGAGGACTTCTTTCAAGAGACTTGATTTTTTTGATTCACAAGGACCAATCAAGATGCTTGCTGCGGGTTCGAACACCTCAGCAGCTCTCACCG CGAGTGGTAAACTCTTTATGTGGGGTGATAACACAGAGGGTCAGATTGGTTTGGGTAAGGAGAGTCAGGTGTCATCACCCCAGGAAGTCAGTGTAGGCCGACCAATCAGCTGGGTCTCCTGCGGGTACTACCATTCAGCTTTAGTGACAG TGGATGGCGCTCTGTACACATTTGGCGAGCGGGACAGCGGAAAACTGGGTTTGGGCACCCACCAGCTTCCAGGGCACCGAGTGCCTCAGCTGGTGAAGAGCATCAAGGAGCCAGTGACGCAGGTGGCCTGTGGGGGTGGACATACAGTGGCACTCGCAG AGGGAAGTGTGTACACGTTCGGCCTCGGTCAGTTCGGACAGCTCGGCCATGGGACATTCATCTTTGAGTCCCGGGTGCCGCGTTTGGTTGAGCACTTCAAGAAGGGACGAGCCTGTCAGGTGGCCTGTGGAGAAAACCACACCGCTGTCATTACAG aagacGGGTTGCTATACACGTTTGGAGATGGCAGACATGGAAAACTTGGTCTGGGGGAAGAAAACTTCACTAACCAGTTTAAACCAACGCTGTGCCTGCGATTCTTGAAGTATAATGTTCAGGGA GCGATGTGCGGCGGATGTCACATGGTGGTGCTGGCTCGGCCGAGGGCCCGGGGAACCGGTGAGGTCACGCTGGAGGATGACGATGTGACGGAAAATTTCCTGGAGAAACCATACGTGGAACTGCTGGGTAACACAGTTGACTCATCTACGCTGCAGAGGAGCCTCTCAGCCCGGGTTCGCAGGAGGGAGAGG GAGCGATCTCCAGACCAGTTTGGCACCATGTTCCGCACGCtgcctgccatgacaccaggtAACCTCCTCCCGCCACTGACAGCCTCCAGCCAGACCATACCACCACGACTGGCTCCGCCTGAGGTGATCCACGGAAAGGTGCTCAATGGCACTTACCAGCACAGGAACGAGGAGTCGACCCACCAGG AGCTGGCAGGTGGGGAGACAGACAGTGTTGTGGAAAGTCTGACAGACACTGACAGCGTGAGAGGTCTTGGAGAAACCAGAGACTTCCTCAACATG ACTCATGTGATGAAGATAGACCCCAGTGATAAAACCCTCACGCTGTCTCCAGTTCAAAAG AGGAAGGGTAAGAATGGTAAGGCTATAAAAGAACAGAGtcaaagaaagcagagaaagctCTCAAAGCAGAGCAGTTTCTCTTCCACTTCGCTGTCTTGTAAGAGTGAGGCTGCCTCTCCCCTCCGGGCGTTACCCACTGAACTCCTGAGGAGTCGTAGCACTCGTACTCAGGGCCCGCAGAGACATCAGAGACATCAGAAAAGCAACCAGAACAAGGTGAATCTGATCTTGGCTGTAGAGGAGTTGCAGGAGAGGCCCAGTAAAAACAAACCTACAAGCATCAGGGACATAAATAAGGCAGCATCCAAAGAGCAACAAATGCAAGTTCACAGTAAAAGCCAGGTGATAGGGGTTCACAGGAAGCTGGCAGCAGACtcaaaacaaagtccagaaactATGAAGAAAAGTTTAGATTTCAACTCTAAATCTGCTAAAGTTGAGAAAGTGAAGTCTAAGCCTGTGAGGGTTAAAAGCAAACCCACAGGAATCAGTTCACCAGGTAAACTCAGTCATACAGACTCAGCAAGCTTTCACCTGAGTGACACTTTGGATGAAGAGAGCATAGTGGGCTCTCAGCAGGTTTCTGAGgtgaaaaaaatccccaaatctaaagagaagaaaacagatttgtctaagaaaaacaagaatgaaaaaaacatgaaagaagcTCAAATCAAAAAAGGGTCAGAGGTTCAGGAAAAGTCAACAGATCTCAGCCTGCTTGTTGGAGCTGCTTCGCTCGCTGCAGGAGCAGCTTTGATCCAAGCTGGAAGACGATTAAGCTCCACATCCCTTTCTGAGAACAGTTGTGCTGTACTTAAAGAGGGTGTGACTAAATCACTGAGTGAGGAATCTGAATCTTACGCTGCCAATTTTAGCCACAGATCTGCTGTCAGCATCAACATCATACCCGCACCTGAAAGTCCTGAAATGAGGACAATCTCAGATCAAAGTGAACAGCAGATGGACTCTGCCGCAatcaaagaggaagaggaggataaTGACgaagagggtgaagaggaagaagggcAGACAGATGCAAAAGTaagcgaggaagaggaggatgttagtCACATTATTAAGAAAGTGGCAGAGAACACTGAGGATGAAAAAGAGAGTGACACTCTTCACTCTGGAGAGAAGTCAGACAGCGATgtagatgaggaggaggatgagagcAATGTTGTGgtagaagatgaagaagaggaggaggaaaagagtgGAGTAAcagaaagtgaaagcaaaacagagactgaagagaaagacagaaacggAGGTGATGTAGAAGAAGAGGAGTCGGAGGAAGAGGAAAGTGAGGAAGGGTCAAGTCACGAAGCAGAGAGCAAACGTGGAGATACTGAAAGTGACTTGGAAGAAGGGGACGAGGAAGAAGAAGGGAGTTTGGAGAGTGAGGGTGAAGAAGATGAGGTTGAAAGTGAGTCTGTGAGGTCttcagagagagaagaaagtgaggaagagagggagaccgaagaaggagaagatgaaaaagaggaggaagaaaaaagtaGTGCTGAAGAAGTAGAAGAGAGTAGTGAAGAGGAAAACAGTGAAattgaggaagaagaggaggcggAGGAACAAAGtgaggaaaaggaggaagagacagaggatgaggaggaggaagaagaaaaagaagaggatgaacaaagtgaggagaaggaggaagagacagaggatgaagaggaggcagaagaaaaagaagaggaagaaagtgaggaaaaggaggaagagacagaggatgaggaggaggaagaagaaggagaagaggaggaagaaagtgAGGAAAAGGAGGCTGAAGCGGAAGATGAGGAGGACCAgagtgaggaagaagaagacgaggaagagaaggaagatgaagaagaagaagaggagaaggtTGTCAAAAAGAAAAGGTCTGCTGAAGTGAAAAGACAAAGTGCTAAATCAGCAACTAGAAGCAAACTAAGGttaggggtcaaaggtcaggcgGCAG GACTTGACAAAAGGGTTTGCTGA
- the rpgrb gene encoding retinitis pigmentosa GTPase regulator b isoform X4 yields the protein MAGEAEDDIPESGAVFTFGKSKFADNIPSKFWLKNDIPLRIACGDEHTALITENGKLFLFGSNNWGQLGLGSKVTVNKPTCVKALKSEKVQLVACGRNHTLICTAQGKVYASGGNSEGQLGLGDCDERTSFKRLDFFDSQGPIKMLAAGSNTSAALTVDGALYTFGERDSGKLGLGTHQLPGHRVPQLVKSIKEPVTQVACGGGHTVALAEGSVYTFGLGQFGQLGHGTFIFESRVPRLVEHFKKGRACQVACGENHTAVITEDGLLYTFGDGRHGKLGLGEENFTNQFKPTLCLRFLKYNVQGAMCGGCHMVVLARPRARGTGEVTLEDDDVTENFLEKPYVELLGNTVDSSTLQRSLSARVRRRERERSPDQFGTMFRTLPAMTPGNLLPPLTASSQTIPPRLAPPEVIHGKVLNGTYQHRNEESTHQELAGGETDSVVESLTDTDSVRGLGETRDFLNMTHVMKIDPSDKTLTLSPVQKRKGKNGKAIKEQSQRKQRKLSKQSSFSSTSLSCKSEAASPLRALPTELLRSRSTRTQGPQRHQRHQKSNQNKVNLILAVEELQERPSKNKPTSIRDINKAASKEQQMQVHSKSQVIGVHRKLAADSKQSPETMKKSLDFNSKSAKVEKVKSKPVRVKSKPTGISSPGKLSHTDSASFHLSDTLDEESIVGSQQVSEVKKIPKSKEKKTDLSKKNKNEKNMKEAQIKKGSEVQEKSTDLSLLVGAASLAAGAALIQAGRRLSSTSLSENSCAVLKEGVTKSLSEESESYAANFSHRSAVSINIIPAPESPEMRTISDQSEQQMDSAAIKEEEEDNDEEGEEEEGQTDAKVSEEEEDVSHIIKKVAENTEDEKESDTLHSGEKSDSDVDEEEDESNVVVEDEEEEEEKSGVTESESKTETEEKDRNGGDVEEEESEEEESEEGSSHEAESKRGDTESDLEEGDEEEEGSLESEGEEDEVESESVRSSEREESEEERETEEGEDEKEEEEKSSAEEVEESSEEENSEIEEEEEAEEQSEEKEEETEDEEEEEEKEEDEQSEEKEEETEDEEEAEEKEEEESEEKEEETEDEEEEEEGEEEEESEEKEAEAEDEEDQSEEEEDEEEKEDEEEEEEKVVKKKRSAEVKRQSAKSATRSKLRLGVKGQAAGESEEFWDDVLPQYLNLK from the exons ATGGCAGGCGAAGCTGAAGATGACATTCCGG AATCGGGGGCAGTTTTCACTTTTGGAAAGAGCAAGTTCGCTGACAACATTCCAAGTAAATTTTGGCTTAAAAATGACATCCCACTCAGAATAGCGTGCGGCGATGAGCACACCGCCTTAATAACAG AAAATGGGAAGCTCTTCCTGTTTGGTAGCAACAACTGGGGCCAGCTCGGCCTTGGCTCCAAAGTGACTGTCAACAAACCCACCTGTGTCAAAG CCCTGAAGTCTGAGAAAGTTCAACTGGTGGCTTGCGGGAGAAACCACACGCTTATCTGCACAG CCCAAGGGAAGGTGTATGCCTCAGGTGGGAACAGCGAGGGTCAGCTGGGGCTTGGAGACTGTGATGAGAGGACTTCTTTCAAGAGACTTGATTTTTTTGATTCACAAGGACCAATCAAGATGCTTGCTGCGGGTTCGAACACCTCAGCAGCTCTCACCG TGGATGGCGCTCTGTACACATTTGGCGAGCGGGACAGCGGAAAACTGGGTTTGGGCACCCACCAGCTTCCAGGGCACCGAGTGCCTCAGCTGGTGAAGAGCATCAAGGAGCCAGTGACGCAGGTGGCCTGTGGGGGTGGACATACAGTGGCACTCGCAG AGGGAAGTGTGTACACGTTCGGCCTCGGTCAGTTCGGACAGCTCGGCCATGGGACATTCATCTTTGAGTCCCGGGTGCCGCGTTTGGTTGAGCACTTCAAGAAGGGACGAGCCTGTCAGGTGGCCTGTGGAGAAAACCACACCGCTGTCATTACAG aagacGGGTTGCTATACACGTTTGGAGATGGCAGACATGGAAAACTTGGTCTGGGGGAAGAAAACTTCACTAACCAGTTTAAACCAACGCTGTGCCTGCGATTCTTGAAGTATAATGTTCAGGGA GCGATGTGCGGCGGATGTCACATGGTGGTGCTGGCTCGGCCGAGGGCCCGGGGAACCGGTGAGGTCACGCTGGAGGATGACGATGTGACGGAAAATTTCCTGGAGAAACCATACGTGGAACTGCTGGGTAACACAGTTGACTCATCTACGCTGCAGAGGAGCCTCTCAGCCCGGGTTCGCAGGAGGGAGAGG GAGCGATCTCCAGACCAGTTTGGCACCATGTTCCGCACGCtgcctgccatgacaccaggtAACCTCCTCCCGCCACTGACAGCCTCCAGCCAGACCATACCACCACGACTGGCTCCGCCTGAGGTGATCCACGGAAAGGTGCTCAATGGCACTTACCAGCACAGGAACGAGGAGTCGACCCACCAGG AGCTGGCAGGTGGGGAGACAGACAGTGTTGTGGAAAGTCTGACAGACACTGACAGCGTGAGAGGTCTTGGAGAAACCAGAGACTTCCTCAACATG ACTCATGTGATGAAGATAGACCCCAGTGATAAAACCCTCACGCTGTCTCCAGTTCAAAAG AGGAAGGGTAAGAATGGTAAGGCTATAAAAGAACAGAGtcaaagaaagcagagaaagctCTCAAAGCAGAGCAGTTTCTCTTCCACTTCGCTGTCTTGTAAGAGTGAGGCTGCCTCTCCCCTCCGGGCGTTACCCACTGAACTCCTGAGGAGTCGTAGCACTCGTACTCAGGGCCCGCAGAGACATCAGAGACATCAGAAAAGCAACCAGAACAAGGTGAATCTGATCTTGGCTGTAGAGGAGTTGCAGGAGAGGCCCAGTAAAAACAAACCTACAAGCATCAGGGACATAAATAAGGCAGCATCCAAAGAGCAACAAATGCAAGTTCACAGTAAAAGCCAGGTGATAGGGGTTCACAGGAAGCTGGCAGCAGACtcaaaacaaagtccagaaactATGAAGAAAAGTTTAGATTTCAACTCTAAATCTGCTAAAGTTGAGAAAGTGAAGTCTAAGCCTGTGAGGGTTAAAAGCAAACCCACAGGAATCAGTTCACCAGGTAAACTCAGTCATACAGACTCAGCAAGCTTTCACCTGAGTGACACTTTGGATGAAGAGAGCATAGTGGGCTCTCAGCAGGTTTCTGAGgtgaaaaaaatccccaaatctaaagagaagaaaacagatttgtctaagaaaaacaagaatgaaaaaaacatgaaagaagcTCAAATCAAAAAAGGGTCAGAGGTTCAGGAAAAGTCAACAGATCTCAGCCTGCTTGTTGGAGCTGCTTCGCTCGCTGCAGGAGCAGCTTTGATCCAAGCTGGAAGACGATTAAGCTCCACATCCCTTTCTGAGAACAGTTGTGCTGTACTTAAAGAGGGTGTGACTAAATCACTGAGTGAGGAATCTGAATCTTACGCTGCCAATTTTAGCCACAGATCTGCTGTCAGCATCAACATCATACCCGCACCTGAAAGTCCTGAAATGAGGACAATCTCAGATCAAAGTGAACAGCAGATGGACTCTGCCGCAatcaaagaggaagaggaggataaTGACgaagagggtgaagaggaagaagggcAGACAGATGCAAAAGTaagcgaggaagaggaggatgttagtCACATTATTAAGAAAGTGGCAGAGAACACTGAGGATGAAAAAGAGAGTGACACTCTTCACTCTGGAGAGAAGTCAGACAGCGATgtagatgaggaggaggatgagagcAATGTTGTGgtagaagatgaagaagaggaggaggaaaagagtgGAGTAAcagaaagtgaaagcaaaacagagactgaagagaaagacagaaacggAGGTGATGTAGAAGAAGAGGAGTCGGAGGAAGAGGAAAGTGAGGAAGGGTCAAGTCACGAAGCAGAGAGCAAACGTGGAGATACTGAAAGTGACTTGGAAGAAGGGGACGAGGAAGAAGAAGGGAGTTTGGAGAGTGAGGGTGAAGAAGATGAGGTTGAAAGTGAGTCTGTGAGGTCttcagagagagaagaaagtgaggaagagagggagaccgaagaaggagaagatgaaaaagaggaggaagaaaaaagtaGTGCTGAAGAAGTAGAAGAGAGTAGTGAAGAGGAAAACAGTGAAattgaggaagaagaggaggcggAGGAACAAAGtgaggaaaaggaggaagagacagaggatgaggaggaggaagaagaaaaagaagaggatgaacaaagtgaggagaaggaggaagagacagaggatgaagaggaggcagaagaaaaagaagaggaagaaagtgaggaaaaggaggaagagacagaggatgaggaggaggaagaagaaggagaagaggaggaagaaagtgAGGAAAAGGAGGCTGAAGCGGAAGATGAGGAGGACCAgagtgaggaagaagaagacgaggaagagaaggaagatgaagaagaagaagaggagaaggtTGTCAAAAAGAAAAGGTCTGCTGAAGTGAAAAGACAAAGTGCTAAATCAGCAACTAGAAGCAAACTAAGGttaggggtcaaaggtcaggcgGCAGGTGAGTCAGAGGAGTTCTGGGATGATGTTTTACCTCAATACCTCAATCTGAAATAA
- the rpgrb gene encoding retinitis pigmentosa GTPase regulator b isoform X2 yields the protein MAGEAEDDIPESGAVFTFGKSKFADNIPSKFWLKNDIPLRIACGDEHTALITENGKLFLFGSNNWGQLGLGSKVTVNKPTCVKALKSEKVQLVACGRNHTLICTAQGKVYASGGNSEGQLGLGDCDERTSFKRLDFFDSQGPIKMLAAGSNTSAALTASGKLFMWGDNTEGQIGLGKESQVSSPQEVSVGRPISWVSCGYYHSALVTVDGALYTFGERDSGKLGLGTHQLPGHRVPQLVKSIKEPVTQVACGGGHTVALAEGSVYTFGLGQFGQLGHGTFIFESRVPRLVEHFKKGRACQVACGENHTAVITDGLLYTFGDGRHGKLGLGEENFTNQFKPTLCLRFLKYNVQGAMCGGCHMVVLARPRARGTGEVTLEDDDVTENFLEKPYVELLGNTVDSSTLQRSLSARVRRRERERSPDQFGTMFRTLPAMTPGNLLPPLTASSQTIPPRLAPPEVIHGKVLNGTYQHRNEESTHQELAGGETDSVVESLTDTDSVRGLGETRDFLNMTHVMKIDPSDKTLTLSPVQKRKGKNGKAIKEQSQRKQRKLSKQSSFSSTSLSCKSEAASPLRALPTELLRSRSTRTQGPQRHQRHQKSNQNKVNLILAVEELQERPSKNKPTSIRDINKAASKEQQMQVHSKSQVIGVHRKLAADSKQSPETMKKSLDFNSKSAKVEKVKSKPVRVKSKPTGISSPGKLSHTDSASFHLSDTLDEESIVGSQQVSEVKKIPKSKEKKTDLSKKNKNEKNMKEAQIKKGSEVQEKSTDLSLLVGAASLAAGAALIQAGRRLSSTSLSENSCAVLKEGVTKSLSEESESYAANFSHRSAVSINIIPAPESPEMRTISDQSEQQMDSAAIKEEEEDNDEEGEEEEGQTDAKVSEEEEDVSHIIKKVAENTEDEKESDTLHSGEKSDSDVDEEEDESNVVVEDEEEEEEKSGVTESESKTETEEKDRNGGDVEEEESEEEESEEGSSHEAESKRGDTESDLEEGDEEEEGSLESEGEEDEVESESVRSSEREESEEERETEEGEDEKEEEEKSSAEEVEESSEEENSEIEEEEEAEEQSEEKEEETEDEEEEEEKEEDEQSEEKEEETEDEEEAEEKEEEESEEKEEETEDEEEEEEGEEEEESEEKEAEAEDEEDQSEEEEDEEEKEDEEEEEEKVVKKKRSAEVKRQSAKSATRSKLRLGVKGQAAGESEEFWDDVLPQYLNLK from the exons ATGGCAGGCGAAGCTGAAGATGACATTCCGG AATCGGGGGCAGTTTTCACTTTTGGAAAGAGCAAGTTCGCTGACAACATTCCAAGTAAATTTTGGCTTAAAAATGACATCCCACTCAGAATAGCGTGCGGCGATGAGCACACCGCCTTAATAACAG AAAATGGGAAGCTCTTCCTGTTTGGTAGCAACAACTGGGGCCAGCTCGGCCTTGGCTCCAAAGTGACTGTCAACAAACCCACCTGTGTCAAAG CCCTGAAGTCTGAGAAAGTTCAACTGGTGGCTTGCGGGAGAAACCACACGCTTATCTGCACAG CCCAAGGGAAGGTGTATGCCTCAGGTGGGAACAGCGAGGGTCAGCTGGGGCTTGGAGACTGTGATGAGAGGACTTCTTTCAAGAGACTTGATTTTTTTGATTCACAAGGACCAATCAAGATGCTTGCTGCGGGTTCGAACACCTCAGCAGCTCTCACCG CGAGTGGTAAACTCTTTATGTGGGGTGATAACACAGAGGGTCAGATTGGTTTGGGTAAGGAGAGTCAGGTGTCATCACCCCAGGAAGTCAGTGTAGGCCGACCAATCAGCTGGGTCTCCTGCGGGTACTACCATTCAGCTTTAGTGACAG TGGATGGCGCTCTGTACACATTTGGCGAGCGGGACAGCGGAAAACTGGGTTTGGGCACCCACCAGCTTCCAGGGCACCGAGTGCCTCAGCTGGTGAAGAGCATCAAGGAGCCAGTGACGCAGGTGGCCTGTGGGGGTGGACATACAGTGGCACTCGCAG AGGGAAGTGTGTACACGTTCGGCCTCGGTCAGTTCGGACAGCTCGGCCATGGGACATTCATCTTTGAGTCCCGGGTGCCGCGTTTGGTTGAGCACTTCAAGAAGGGACGAGCCTGTCAGGTGGCCTGTGGAGAAAACCACACCGCTGTCATTACAG acGGGTTGCTATACACGTTTGGAGATGGCAGACATGGAAAACTTGGTCTGGGGGAAGAAAACTTCACTAACCAGTTTAAACCAACGCTGTGCCTGCGATTCTTGAAGTATAATGTTCAGGGA GCGATGTGCGGCGGATGTCACATGGTGGTGCTGGCTCGGCCGAGGGCCCGGGGAACCGGTGAGGTCACGCTGGAGGATGACGATGTGACGGAAAATTTCCTGGAGAAACCATACGTGGAACTGCTGGGTAACACAGTTGACTCATCTACGCTGCAGAGGAGCCTCTCAGCCCGGGTTCGCAGGAGGGAGAGG GAGCGATCTCCAGACCAGTTTGGCACCATGTTCCGCACGCtgcctgccatgacaccaggtAACCTCCTCCCGCCACTGACAGCCTCCAGCCAGACCATACCACCACGACTGGCTCCGCCTGAGGTGATCCACGGAAAGGTGCTCAATGGCACTTACCAGCACAGGAACGAGGAGTCGACCCACCAGG AGCTGGCAGGTGGGGAGACAGACAGTGTTGTGGAAAGTCTGACAGACACTGACAGCGTGAGAGGTCTTGGAGAAACCAGAGACTTCCTCAACATG ACTCATGTGATGAAGATAGACCCCAGTGATAAAACCCTCACGCTGTCTCCAGTTCAAAAG AGGAAGGGTAAGAATGGTAAGGCTATAAAAGAACAGAGtcaaagaaagcagagaaagctCTCAAAGCAGAGCAGTTTCTCTTCCACTTCGCTGTCTTGTAAGAGTGAGGCTGCCTCTCCCCTCCGGGCGTTACCCACTGAACTCCTGAGGAGTCGTAGCACTCGTACTCAGGGCCCGCAGAGACATCAGAGACATCAGAAAAGCAACCAGAACAAGGTGAATCTGATCTTGGCTGTAGAGGAGTTGCAGGAGAGGCCCAGTAAAAACAAACCTACAAGCATCAGGGACATAAATAAGGCAGCATCCAAAGAGCAACAAATGCAAGTTCACAGTAAAAGCCAGGTGATAGGGGTTCACAGGAAGCTGGCAGCAGACtcaaaacaaagtccagaaactATGAAGAAAAGTTTAGATTTCAACTCTAAATCTGCTAAAGTTGAGAAAGTGAAGTCTAAGCCTGTGAGGGTTAAAAGCAAACCCACAGGAATCAGTTCACCAGGTAAACTCAGTCATACAGACTCAGCAAGCTTTCACCTGAGTGACACTTTGGATGAAGAGAGCATAGTGGGCTCTCAGCAGGTTTCTGAGgtgaaaaaaatccccaaatctaaagagaagaaaacagatttgtctaagaaaaacaagaatgaaaaaaacatgaaagaagcTCAAATCAAAAAAGGGTCAGAGGTTCAGGAAAAGTCAACAGATCTCAGCCTGCTTGTTGGAGCTGCTTCGCTCGCTGCAGGAGCAGCTTTGATCCAAGCTGGAAGACGATTAAGCTCCACATCCCTTTCTGAGAACAGTTGTGCTGTACTTAAAGAGGGTGTGACTAAATCACTGAGTGAGGAATCTGAATCTTACGCTGCCAATTTTAGCCACAGATCTGCTGTCAGCATCAACATCATACCCGCACCTGAAAGTCCTGAAATGAGGACAATCTCAGATCAAAGTGAACAGCAGATGGACTCTGCCGCAatcaaagaggaagaggaggataaTGACgaagagggtgaagaggaagaagggcAGACAGATGCAAAAGTaagcgaggaagaggaggatgttagtCACATTATTAAGAAAGTGGCAGAGAACACTGAGGATGAAAAAGAGAGTGACACTCTTCACTCTGGAGAGAAGTCAGACAGCGATgtagatgaggaggaggatgagagcAATGTTGTGgtagaagatgaagaagaggaggaggaaaagagtgGAGTAAcagaaagtgaaagcaaaacagagactgaagagaaagacagaaacggAGGTGATGTAGAAGAAGAGGAGTCGGAGGAAGAGGAAAGTGAGGAAGGGTCAAGTCACGAAGCAGAGAGCAAACGTGGAGATACTGAAAGTGACTTGGAAGAAGGGGACGAGGAAGAAGAAGGGAGTTTGGAGAGTGAGGGTGAAGAAGATGAGGTTGAAAGTGAGTCTGTGAGGTCttcagagagagaagaaagtgaggaagagagggagaccgaagaaggagaagatgaaaaagaggaggaagaaaaaagtaGTGCTGAAGAAGTAGAAGAGAGTAGTGAAGAGGAAAACAGTGAAattgaggaagaagaggaggcggAGGAACAAAGtgaggaaaaggaggaagagacagaggatgaggaggaggaagaagaaaaagaagaggatgaacaaagtgaggagaaggaggaagagacagaggatgaagaggaggcagaagaaaaagaagaggaagaaagtgaggaaaaggaggaagagacagaggatgaggaggaggaagaagaaggagaagaggaggaagaaagtgAGGAAAAGGAGGCTGAAGCGGAAGATGAGGAGGACCAgagtgaggaagaagaagacgaggaagagaaggaagatgaagaagaagaagaggagaaggtTGTCAAAAAGAAAAGGTCTGCTGAAGTGAAAAGACAAAGTGCTAAATCAGCAACTAGAAGCAAACTAAGGttaggggtcaaaggtcaggcgGCAGGTGAGTCAGAGGAGTTCTGGGATGATGTTTTACCTCAATACCTCAATCTGAAATAA